Part of the Paenibacillus guangzhouensis genome is shown below.
TATCGAACAGCGTAGTGAAGATACGGTCCTGCCGCAGACATAAAGGCAATTCGTTCATGCCCTCGTTGTCGCAAATGAGAGATAAGGTTGCGCATGACAGGCAGCCATGCAATGTCAACATAGGGGATGTCGTTCCCCTCCCCCCAAGCCGAAGGCTGCATAACGGATACGATGGGGATCTCGAGCGAATTAAAATACGCCAATGTCTCTCGGCTCAAGCATGGGCCAAGCAGCAGAACGCCGTCTACTCGGCCCATGAGTAAGCCTCGCAGCTCTTCTTCTCGGTTCGGATCGTACGTCTGTACGAATACGAAATATCCATGCTGCTTCGCCGTCGCTTCGATGTGCAGCAACAACCCTGCCTCGAACGGATTGCCGATATAATGAATCAACACGGCAATTTGCTGTGTTTTCTTCGTCTTCAGACTGCGTGCCGTCTGGTTCGGACGATAGCCTAACTCCCGAATGGCGTCTAATACCCTGCGTTTTGTTTCTTCTCTCACGTTGTTACGGCCATTTAGCACATACGATACGACGGCTGCCGATACACCGGCACGATCCGCTACATCTTGTCTTGTTACCATGACCATTCCTTCAATGGCACCATCGAATCGTCAGGTACATAATAGTTAAATGGATTGTCGCTAATCATACCTAGGAGCTGTTTACGAATGGGGCTGGCATCCTTCAGCAGTCGTTCCGAAGGGACCTTATAATCAATGGGGCGTATCCAAATGGGGCTATAGCCAAGGAACAACTGACGTCTAGTTAATGTGGAATGGTTCGGTGCACCCGAATGCCATAAATTTTGAGGAAAGATAAATACATCTCCTGGGTCACCGCAAATCTGAATTTCATCCGATAGCATCTCCCTCACATTTTCCGATTCAGGTCGGTACGCGCGGTTATGCGATTTGGGGATGATTTTCGTATTGCCACGGTTCGGTTCAGACATATCGCTTAAGATATAGCAGACTTTAATGTAGTACGTTGCCGTTAGCCCTCCAATGTTGGGGAACTGAGGGAGCGGTCCGTCTTGATGCCAATTAATGAAACTATTCGTCGCTGTCGGTGCATCCCCTGGATTGGGCTTCCGAACAGTCAGATGCGAGATATGCAATTGAATATTATAGCCGAGCAATTGAACGATAAGCGGCAGCACCGTTGGTTCTTCGATCAGAGAGGCAATTTCATCATGACGTTCAACGCTGTTATAAATATTGTAAGCAAGGGATTCAGGCTCGTCATCCAATATGCCGTCTATCGCAGCATTTAACCGTCTTACCTTATCTTCGCTTAATACACCCTTCAGCAATAGAAAACCATCGTCATTAAACTTCTGGACCCATTCCGAATAATCTGCTCTTATCGTCGTCAATTTGCCTACCTCCTGAATTCAAATTTTTTCATCATAATTTACTCGTGTAAATTTGATTCGTAATTACTATATTTTGCCAAAACTTGTCCTGTCAACAAAATAAAATATCAAAATATGGTATGGATCAGTTTATAGGCACACAGACTTTCTCTTGGCGTTCGATCCCTCTTCGTGTCCTCTTAGTTGAAAAAGTTGAATAAGCTACTTACTTTTGATATTGTCTAATCAAAGCTGTGAATAAAAGCGAAAAGGAGATTAACATGTCAGTAGTCATTGCGACAGATGATTTAGAACTTCCTTGCCCCCATTGTGACGGTAAAAAACATGTAATCGTTAATCATCATGAGGAACTGTGTCCAAAATGCGATGGCAAGGGTGTTATATTAACCGCATTAGGGCAAACATTACTTCATTTTATAAAAAAACATGCCTAGTTTTGCTAAGATTAAAGTACAACACATTATAAAAAAGAGTAGCCTGCAGCTACTCTTTTTTTCTGAACATATCTGCTCAGTTCGATAAAGACATTAACAAATCGATAAGCGGCAGATTAGCGCAATTTGGGATGAGCATTTTTTCGAAGTGCATATCCAACAATCAATGCCAAAGGAAAGAACATACTAAATGTTAAATCCATATACGGCCAGTATTTAGAGGAAAAATTGTTGTAATAGGCGATATTGGGAGCAATCACCTGAGAGAGGAAGATAATGATCATACCTATTGGGAACAACAGCATCCTGAAATCTTTCAGCTGGAACAATTGCGCTACACTTCGATGAAGCACATAGGAAAACAATGTCATTTTAAAATAGGTTGTTATGATCCACATTAGGGCTAAAATCGCCTCAACCCTTTGAAAAAAATTACCGATATTGATTCGTTTCGCAAGATCGTAACTTGGGTATGTATTTCTCGCTGCTGGCTCCGCACCGAGAACGAGAATCGTTAGTCCTATGAACACGACAAGGATCATCCCTCCGATTAACGTGCCGATCATCATGCCCGAACGAATATCTTTTTCATTATTTACGTTCGGAAATATCATCATTAATGTGACAAGCTCCAAGAAGGGAAATGCCGTACATGCGATAGATCCGCGTAGAATTGGTTTGATACCATGATCGAAAACCGGCTGTATTTTATGCAGATCGATTGCTGGAATAAGTGAAACGATAAATATGATAAAGAGAAGAATGAACCAAGGAAAAAAGATCTCAGACACACGAGTAAATGTCTCTAGACCTAATCGCACGCCCATAATAATCAACAGTAGAAATAAAATATGGACGGCTTCAATCGGCGTATCCGGCATAATTTGGGAAACCGCAAAATCTCCGACTTCTCTGAGATGTGCACTGATAGACAGCGTTATATAGCCTATAAATAGCAGTGCAATCGGGATACTAACCCATCGCCCAAAAACTTCTCGTATATGCTCAATCAGAGACAATTTATAATTTAACTTTCCTGCAGTAACGAACAAAGATACAAAGATTAACCCAATCACCAAACCCACAATGGCTGATATCCAGGCGTCTCGGTTAGCCTCTAATGCTGGAATTGCAGGCAGTACGAGAATGTTGTCACCTATGGTGATAAGCGTAGCTAATATTGTAAATTGGCGTGTACTGATTTTGAGCGTTTCGGCCATTTCTTAGAT
Proteins encoded:
- a CDS encoding tryptophan RNA-binding attenuation protein, whose amino-acid sequence is MSVVIATDDLELPCPHCDGKKHVIVNHHEELCPKCDGKGVILTALGQTLLHFIKKHA
- a CDS encoding LacI family DNA-binding transcriptional regulator, with the translated sequence MVTRQDVADRAGVSAAVVSYVLNGRNNVREETKRRVLDAIRELGYRPNQTARSLKTKKTQQIAVLIHYIGNPFEAGLLLHIEATAKQHGYFVFVQTYDPNREEELRGLLMGRVDGVLLLGPCLSRETLAYFNSLEIPIVSVMQPSAWGEGNDIPYVDIAWLPVMRNLISHLRQRGHERIAFMSAAGPYLHYAVRYEAFCEGMRLEGLNTDAAASRYVDGSGRFEQAQLVLGRLLDGEEGALPDFTAIVCANDLMAAGCLAACHERGLRVPRDLAIAGSENILMSSQLSTPLTVIDYPRHLAGKAAMNMLFDRINGIITDPVLFSGNLIVRGST
- a CDS encoding GerAB/ArcD/ProY family transporter, whose protein sequence is MAETLKISTRQFTILATLITIGDNILVLPAIPALEANRDAWISAIVGLVIGLIFVSLFVTAGKLNYKLSLIEHIREVFGRWVSIPIALLFIGYITLSISAHLREVGDFAVSQIMPDTPIEAVHILFLLLIIMGVRLGLETFTRVSEIFFPWFILLFIIFIVSLIPAIDLHKIQPVFDHGIKPILRGSIACTAFPFLELVTLMMIFPNVNNEKDIRSGMMIGTLIGGMILVVFIGLTILVLGAEPAARNTYPSYDLAKRINIGNFFQRVEAILALMWIITTYFKMTLFSYVLHRSVAQLFQLKDFRMLLFPIGMIIIFLSQVIAPNIAYYNNFSSKYWPYMDLTFSMFFPLALIVGYALRKNAHPKLR
- a CDS encoding phytanoyl-CoA dioxygenase family protein, producing MTTIRADYSEWVQKFNDDGFLLLKGVLSEDKVRRLNAAIDGILDDEPESLAYNIYNSVERHDEIASLIEEPTVLPLIVQLLGYNIQLHISHLTVRKPNPGDAPTATNSFINWHQDGPLPQFPNIGGLTATYYIKVCYILSDMSEPNRGNTKIIPKSHNRAYRPESENVREMLSDEIQICGDPGDVFIFPQNLWHSGAPNHSTLTRRQLFLGYSPIWIRPIDYKVPSERLLKDASPIRKQLLGMISDNPFNYYVPDDSMVPLKEWSW